The proteins below come from a single Miscanthus floridulus cultivar M001 chromosome 1, ASM1932011v1, whole genome shotgun sequence genomic window:
- the LOC136490463 gene encoding peptidyl-prolyl cis-trans isomerase-like: protein MAWPKNNQNPRVFLDLSIDGEKVGRVVIELFADKVPKTAENFRLLCTGERGAGRWSGKRLHYKGAPFHRVVPGFMCQGGDITAGNGTGGESALGDGGRYFADEALGVVRHSGPGVVSMANAGPNTNGSQFFITFADAPWLDGRHVAFGRVEQGMDAVRAVEKAGSMSGRTVRPVVIADCGELKDHAAAML from the coding sequence ATGGCGTGGCCCAAGAACAACCAGAACCCCAGGGTGTTCCTGGACCTCAGCATCGACGGCGAGAAGGTTGGCCGCGTCGTCATCGAGCTGTTCGCCGACAAGGTGCCCAAGACGGCGGAGAACTTCCGTCTGCTGTGCACCGGCGAGCGCGGCGCGGGCCGGTGGTCGGGCAAGCGGCTGCACTACAAGGGCGCGCCGTTCCACCGCGTGGTGCCCGGGTTCATGTGCCAGGGCGGCGACATCACGGCGGGCAACGGCACGGGCGGCGAGTCCGCACTCGGCGACGGCGGCCGGTACTTCGCGGACGAGGCGCTCGGCGTCGTCCGGCACTCCGGCCCTGGCGTGGTGTCCATGGCCAACGCCGGGCCCAACACCAACGGCTCCCAGTTCTTCATCACCTTCGCCGACGCGCCGTGGCTGGACGGCCGCCACGTCGCGTTCGGCCGCGTCGAGCAAGGCATGGACGCGGTGCGCGCCGTCGAAAAGGCCGGGTCCATGAGCGGCAGGACGGTGAGGCCTGTCGTCATCGCCGACTGCGGCGAGCTCAAGGACCACGCCGCCGCCATGCTCTAA